A DNA window from Streptomyces canus contains the following coding sequences:
- a CDS encoding SpoIIE family protein phosphatase, producing the protein MVGVSDGHRSAQAPTSARTRVGRPLLSLALASMMDEVHAHSGAVYLLAADEPVLEMAVMAGLPRAFAAPWERVGLSAPIPVAEAVRERRLVWVGGEQEMARRYPRIAVVLPYPFSLAAVPVATSSKVYGAVFVTWPGSHPPDLSDREREHLIAACGRLAVRLERAVEDNVSPHIEPDLLGGAQVGSPAGTLGTVEAARMVARLPYGLCSLDLHGRISFANAAAAELIGVPVSQLLGSQLWAAVPWLNDPVYEDRYRAALLSQHSTSFVALRPPGDWLSFRLYPSTTGLSVRVSRARAVTEMNRSGPQPGDSPSRLVTISQVLSLAGALTEAVGVQDVVQMVADEIAPAVGSQALVVLGSRAGRLLVLGHRGYPDAQVVERFDGLPLAEPTPGTRALTTGVPAFFESREQLERLYPRCHATPDGFAAWAYLPLIASGRPVGTCVLAYTERHPFPADERAVLTSLGGLIAQALERAVLYDAKHQLAHGLQAALLPHTLPSLPGVDAAARYLPATQGMDIGGDFYDLVRVDGLAAAVIGDVQGHNVTAAGLMGQIRTAVRAYTTVGQTPEEVMRSTNRLLIDLGADLFASCLYLRLDTKRRRAVMARAGHPPPLLRRPDGRVRVLDLAGGPLLGIDGSAGYPTTEVDLVPGSVLVLFTDGLIESPGADIEDALAELGRQLAESGDRPLDEVADDLVRRSAAAQERIDDVALLLLRADG; encoded by the coding sequence GTGGTCGGCGTGTCCGACGGGCACAGGTCCGCCCAGGCGCCGACGAGCGCACGGACCCGGGTGGGACGGCCACTGCTCTCCCTCGCACTGGCGTCGATGATGGACGAGGTGCACGCCCACTCCGGTGCGGTGTATCTCCTGGCCGCCGACGAACCCGTGCTGGAGATGGCGGTGATGGCGGGTCTGCCGCGGGCGTTCGCGGCGCCCTGGGAGCGGGTGGGGCTGAGCGCGCCGATCCCGGTCGCGGAGGCGGTACGGGAGCGGCGGCTGGTGTGGGTGGGCGGCGAGCAGGAGATGGCGCGCCGCTATCCGCGGATCGCCGTGGTGCTGCCGTATCCCTTCTCACTGGCCGCGGTGCCGGTGGCGACCTCGTCCAAGGTGTACGGCGCCGTCTTCGTGACCTGGCCCGGTTCGCACCCGCCGGATCTGTCCGACCGGGAGCGGGAGCATCTGATCGCGGCCTGCGGGCGGCTCGCGGTGCGGCTGGAGCGGGCGGTGGAGGACAACGTGTCGCCGCACATCGAACCGGATCTGCTGGGTGGGGCCCAGGTCGGAAGCCCGGCCGGGACGCTGGGCACGGTGGAGGCGGCACGGATGGTGGCGAGGCTGCCGTACGGACTGTGTTCGCTCGATCTGCACGGGCGGATCTCCTTCGCCAACGCCGCGGCGGCCGAGCTGATCGGTGTCCCGGTCTCCCAGTTGCTGGGTTCGCAACTGTGGGCGGCGGTGCCCTGGCTCAACGACCCGGTCTACGAGGACCGTTACCGGGCCGCGCTGCTCAGCCAGCACAGCACGTCGTTCGTGGCGCTGCGGCCGCCCGGGGACTGGCTGTCGTTCCGGCTGTACCCGAGCACGACCGGACTGAGCGTCCGGGTCAGCCGGGCCCGGGCGGTGACGGAGATGAACCGGTCCGGTCCGCAGCCCGGCGACTCGCCGTCCCGGCTCGTCACGATCTCGCAGGTGCTGAGCCTGGCCGGGGCGCTGACCGAGGCGGTGGGCGTGCAGGACGTGGTGCAGATGGTGGCGGACGAGATCGCCCCGGCGGTGGGGAGCCAGGCACTGGTCGTGCTCGGTTCACGGGCGGGGCGGCTGCTCGTGCTCGGGCACCGCGGGTATCCGGACGCGCAGGTCGTGGAGCGGTTCGACGGGCTGCCGCTGGCCGAACCGACGCCGGGCACCCGTGCCCTGACCACCGGGGTGCCCGCGTTCTTCGAGTCCCGTGAGCAGTTGGAGCGCCTGTACCCGCGGTGCCACGCCACCCCCGACGGGTTCGCGGCCTGGGCCTATCTGCCGCTGATCGCCTCCGGGCGCCCGGTGGGCACCTGTGTGCTGGCCTACACCGAACGGCACCCCTTCCCCGCGGACGAGCGGGCGGTGCTGACGAGTCTCGGCGGGCTGATCGCGCAGGCCCTGGAGCGGGCCGTCCTGTACGACGCCAAACACCAGTTGGCGCACGGTCTGCAGGCGGCCCTGCTCCCGCACACCCTGCCGTCGCTGCCGGGTGTCGACGCGGCGGCCCGCTATCTGCCGGCCACCCAGGGCATGGACATCGGCGGCGACTTCTACGACCTGGTGCGGGTGGACGGGCTGGCGGCCGCCGTGATCGGGGACGTGCAGGGCCACAACGTGACGGCGGCCGGGCTGATGGGGCAGATCCGGACGGCGGTACGGGCGTACACGACTGTGGGCCAGACGCCGGAGGAGGTCATGCGCTCGACCAACCGGCTGCTGATCGACCTCGGCGCCGACCTGTTCGCGAGCTGCCTGTATCTGCGGCTCGACACAAAGCGAAGGCGGGCGGTCATGGCCCGGGCGGGGCATCCGCCGCCGCTGCTCCGGCGGCCGGACGGCCGGGTGCGGGTGCTGGACCTGGCCGGGGGCCCGCTGCTGGGCATCGACGGCTCGGCCGGATACCCGACGACGGAGGTGGATCTCGTGCCCGGTTCCGTCCTCGTCCTCTTCACGGACGGCCTGATCGAGTCCCCCGGCGCCGACATCGAGGACGCGCTCGCCGAACTGGGACGGCAACTCGCCGAGTCCGGTGACCGTCCGCTCGA
- a CDS encoding SpoIIE family protein phosphatase, translated as MVSEGAAGRRTRALRAENALTSVTDGPGSPERLRRVLEQALVFAGASLAAVYTPVEDGDLLGLVESAGVPRTVYGLRDSYPSSGASPPADAHRSGRPLFLGPQEVADCSEPRGAGRRDFHLAVLPAHGDDGRACLVAVSEDPHGFDDEDRKCLELIADAIVCPAPVVAREGTELRSNAFSLAMDTGRIEVGDGILELFGMSRAAFDGKVETLLGLTVPEDLPSLMSLFEAGHMSIGDRELEFRILQLSGPPKWLRLRGRMLPGGEGSPSQLVGTVADASTLRSDVTDVARVQRLAAALAMAGTVRDVSQAVVSALRAPLRADRIALAELENERLVVTVLDPPEPESWPELWRLEWRSEWPEAPVRAMPTLATALREGRAQIWPAGTVLEPALADVGPGGLAVLPLPAAGRMAGACLIGWDTPHHFGPDERALLTASAGLAGQALMRAHALDAEHELVGMLQRQLLPRRLPELPGAIAVARYLPSTAGLELGGDWYDVIPLLDNHVALVIGDVQGHSAAAATLMGQMRTALRAYAVEGHSPDVVVARANRLLMDLETDLFVTCVYLDLDLEEGTAWCVRAGHLPPVLRHPDGTTEIAETDGGPPLGVVAQADFPMTPLRLRPGTLVALTTDGLVESTEADIDEGMDRLAHGLAVSDPDHLGLVADALLGGARRSDDVALLLLRYDGMATHPLRESWTVWRVPEAARHARRFTRRTLRVWGVPEDAMDTALLVVSELVTNALVHTGGQVRLALTLVGRRLRVSVADASPRTPVKPTNIGWEATGGRGILLVEAVSAAWGSVPVSGGKQVWSEIALDA; from the coding sequence GTGGTGAGTGAGGGCGCTGCGGGACGCAGAACGAGAGCGTTGCGTGCCGAAAATGCCCTGACATCGGTCACGGACGGTCCCGGATCGCCCGAAAGGCTGCGCCGTGTCCTCGAACAGGCGCTCGTCTTCGCCGGGGCCTCCCTCGCCGCCGTGTACACGCCCGTCGAGGACGGGGACCTGCTGGGTCTCGTCGAGTCGGCCGGCGTCCCCCGAACGGTCTACGGGCTGCGCGACAGCTATCCGAGCTCCGGCGCCTCCCCGCCCGCCGACGCGCACCGCTCGGGCCGGCCGCTCTTCCTCGGCCCGCAGGAAGTCGCCGACTGCTCGGAGCCCCGCGGGGCGGGCCGGCGGGACTTCCACCTGGCCGTCCTGCCCGCGCACGGCGACGACGGCCGAGCCTGTCTCGTCGCCGTCAGCGAGGACCCGCACGGTTTCGACGACGAGGACCGCAAGTGCCTCGAACTGATCGCCGACGCGATCGTCTGCCCCGCCCCCGTGGTCGCCAGGGAGGGCACGGAACTGCGCTCCAACGCCTTCAGCCTCGCCATGGACACCGGTCGCATCGAGGTCGGCGACGGGATCCTGGAGCTGTTCGGCATGAGCCGGGCCGCCTTCGACGGCAAGGTCGAGACCCTGCTCGGCCTGACCGTCCCCGAGGACCTGCCCTCGCTGATGTCGCTGTTCGAAGCCGGCCACATGTCCATCGGTGACCGTGAGCTGGAGTTCCGCATCCTCCAGCTGTCGGGGCCACCCAAGTGGCTCAGGCTGCGCGGCCGCATGCTGCCCGGCGGCGAGGGCAGTCCCTCCCAGCTCGTGGGCACCGTCGCCGACGCCTCCACCCTGCGCTCCGACGTCACCGACGTGGCCCGCGTGCAGCGCCTGGCCGCCGCCCTCGCCATGGCCGGCACCGTCCGCGACGTCAGCCAGGCCGTCGTCTCCGCCCTCCGCGCCCCGCTCAGGGCCGACCGGATCGCCCTCGCCGAGCTGGAGAACGAACGGCTCGTCGTCACGGTCCTCGACCCGCCCGAACCGGAGTCCTGGCCCGAGCTGTGGCGCCTGGAGTGGCGCAGCGAGTGGCCCGAGGCGCCGGTGCGGGCCATGCCCACCCTGGCCACGGCCCTGCGTGAGGGCCGCGCCCAGATCTGGCCCGCCGGCACCGTCCTCGAACCCGCCCTCGCCGACGTCGGCCCCGGCGGCCTCGCGGTCCTTCCGCTGCCCGCCGCAGGCCGCATGGCCGGCGCCTGCCTCATCGGCTGGGACACCCCGCACCACTTCGGCCCCGACGAACGCGCCCTGCTCACCGCTTCCGCAGGCCTCGCCGGACAGGCCCTGATGCGCGCCCACGCCCTCGACGCCGAGCACGAACTCGTCGGCATGCTCCAGCGCCAGCTGCTGCCCCGCCGCCTGCCCGAACTGCCCGGCGCGATCGCCGTCGCCCGCTATCTGCCCAGCACCGCCGGCCTGGAGCTCGGCGGCGACTGGTACGACGTGATCCCGCTGCTCGACAACCACGTCGCCCTGGTCATCGGCGATGTCCAGGGCCACAGCGCCGCCGCTGCGACCCTCATGGGCCAGATGCGCACCGCCCTGCGCGCCTACGCCGTCGAGGGTCACTCCCCGGACGTCGTCGTCGCCCGCGCCAACCGCCTCCTGATGGACCTGGAGACCGACCTCTTCGTCACCTGCGTCTATCTCGACCTCGACCTGGAGGAGGGCACCGCCTGGTGCGTGCGCGCCGGTCATCTGCCGCCGGTACTGCGCCACCCCGACGGCACCACGGAGATCGCCGAGACGGACGGCGGCCCCCCGCTCGGCGTGGTGGCCCAGGCCGACTTCCCGATGACCCCGCTCCGGCTGCGGCCCGGCACCCTGGTCGCCCTGACCACCGACGGCCTGGTCGAGTCCACCGAGGCCGACATCGACGAGGGCATGGACCGCCTCGCCCACGGGCTGGCCGTCTCCGACCCCGACCACCTCGGCCTCGTCGCCGACGCCCTGCTGGGAGGCGCCCGCCGCAGCGACGACGTCGCCCTGCTCCTGTTGCGCTACGACGGCATGGCCACCCATCCGCTCCGGGAGAGCTGGACCGTCTGGCGGGTCCCCGAGGCCGCCCGGCACGCCCGCCGCTTCACCCGGCGCACGCTGCGCGTCTGGGGCGTCCCCGAGGACGCGATGGACACCGCCCTGCTCGTCGTCTCCGAGCTCGTCACCAACGCCCTCGTGCACACCGGCGGCCAGGTCCGGCTCGCGCTCACCCTCGTCGGCCGCCGGCTGCGCGTCTCGGTTGCCGACGCCTCGCCCCGCACCCCCGTCAAGCCCACCAACATCGGCTGGGAGGCCACCGGGGGCCGCGGCATCCTCCTCGTGGAGGCCGTGTCGGCGGCCTGGGGGAGTGTCCCCGTCAGCGGCGGCAAACAGGTGTGGAGCGAAATCGCACTGGACGCCTGA
- a CDS encoding CBS domain-containing protein, which produces MTQHVSDIMTSAPVTVEPQTSLTAVARIMRDQDLGAVLVTDGDELRGLVTDRDLVVRSLAEGGDPEQTTVAGACSDDLVTVTPEDDLDHAIELMREHAVRRIPVVDHGHPVGIVALGDAAMERDPGSALGDISVARPNT; this is translated from the coding sequence ATGACTCAGCACGTCAGCGACATCATGACCAGCGCTCCGGTCACCGTGGAACCGCAGACCTCCTTGACGGCCGTCGCCAGGATCATGCGCGACCAGGACCTGGGCGCCGTCCTGGTCACCGATGGCGACGAACTGCGCGGTCTGGTCACCGACCGCGACCTCGTGGTGCGCTCCCTCGCCGAGGGCGGCGATCCGGAGCAGACCACCGTGGCCGGCGCGTGCAGCGACGATCTGGTGACCGTCACGCCCGAGGACGACCTGGACCACGCGATCGAGCTCATGCGCGAACACGCTGTGCGCCGGATCCCGGTCGTCGACCACGGCCACCCCGTGGGCATCGTCGCCCTCGGCGACGCGGCCATGGAACGCGATCCGGGATCGGCCCTGGGCGACATCAGCGTCGCCCGGCCCAACACCTGA
- a CDS encoding sugar phosphate nucleotidyltransferase, with protein sequence MKALVLSGGAGTRLRPITHTSAEQLVPLADKAVLFHGLESLADVGITRVGMIVGDTAAEIQEAVGDGSTRRHWLGGDDFIGGVAELGPDGQVIGPEEKPQQPRSGLALRAVEPSWRGELEITHAVQHLIDVRADVRSTVVAGYGKDTGNVTDTLEVNRTVLEGPECRIDGEVDEETETVGRVVVEEGARVTGSRIVGPSVIGVGTEVRDSYGGPFTSVAENCRIVDSEVEYSLVLRDASIEGVACVESSLIGRHFEVTPAPSVPRAHRLVLGDHSKVRNHS encoded by the coding sequence ATGAAGGCTCTCGTGCTGTCCGGCGGGGCCGGTACACGGTTGCGGCCGATCACGCACACCTCGGCCGAACAACTGGTGCCCCTCGCCGACAAGGCTGTCCTGTTCCACGGCCTCGAATCTCTCGCCGACGTGGGGATCACCCGGGTCGGGATGATCGTCGGCGACACCGCCGCCGAGATTCAGGAGGCCGTCGGCGACGGATCGACCAGGCGACACTGGCTCGGCGGCGATGACTTCATCGGCGGGGTCGCCGAACTCGGCCCGGACGGCCAGGTGATCGGCCCGGAGGAGAAGCCGCAGCAGCCCAGGAGCGGCCTCGCCCTACGGGCCGTCGAGCCGTCCTGGCGGGGCGAGTTGGAGATCACCCACGCCGTCCAGCACTTGATCGACGTGCGCGCCGACGTGCGCTCCACGGTCGTCGCGGGCTACGGGAAGGACACCGGCAACGTCACCGACACGCTGGAGGTCAACCGGACGGTCCTGGAAGGTCCGGAGTGCCGCATCGACGGCGAGGTCGACGAGGAGACCGAGACGGTCGGCCGGGTGGTCGTGGAGGAGGGCGCGCGTGTCACCGGCTCACGCATCGTCGGTCCGTCCGTCATCGGCGTCGGAACCGAGGTCCGCGACTCCTACGGCGGCCCCTTCACCTCCGTCGCGGAGAACTGCCGGATCGTGGACAGTGAAGTCGAGTACTCCCTCGTGCTGCGGGACGCCTCGATCGAGGGCGTGGCCTGTGTCGAGTCCTCGCTGATCGGCCGTCACTTCGAGGTGACCCCGGCGCCGAGCGTGCCCCGGGCCCACCGCCTCGTGCTCGGAGACCACAGCAAGGTGCGGAACCATTCATGA
- a CDS encoding class I SAM-dependent methyltransferase, translated as MKRHEFLRGLHKASANRNYLEIGVNDGRSLTFSRVPSIAIDPAFKVVSEIRCDVHLAKATSDDFFARENPLQHLKGGRHPLRNIVRNRSPFGYWKDVTLDLAFIDGMHLFEYALRDFINVERYSDWASVIVFDDMLPRNVDEAARDRHTNAWTGDVYKMIEVLNRYRPDLVAVLVDTEPTGQLVVFGADPTNTVLTDKYDEIIAEYVVPDPQKVPETVLERSVAIKPETLIDAAFWKPLVNARNRGSKRDRSWEYLRTSLKQLTDVG; from the coding sequence GTGAAACGTCACGAGTTCCTGCGGGGGCTCCACAAAGCCAGCGCGAACCGCAACTACCTGGAGATCGGCGTCAACGACGGCCGTAGCCTGACGTTCTCCCGGGTACCGAGCATCGCGATCGACCCGGCGTTCAAGGTGGTCTCGGAGATCCGCTGCGACGTCCACCTGGCCAAGGCCACCAGCGACGACTTCTTCGCGCGCGAAAACCCGCTGCAGCACCTCAAGGGCGGCCGTCACCCGCTGCGCAACATCGTCCGCAACCGCAGCCCGTTCGGCTACTGGAAGGACGTCACGCTGGACCTGGCGTTCATCGACGGCATGCACCTGTTCGAGTACGCGCTGCGCGACTTCATCAACGTCGAGAGGTACTCGGACTGGGCCAGCGTGATCGTCTTCGACGACATGCTCCCGCGCAACGTGGACGAAGCCGCCCGGGACCGGCACACCAACGCCTGGACCGGTGACGTCTACAAGATGATCGAGGTCCTGAACCGCTACCGTCCCGACCTGGTGGCGGTCCTGGTCGACACCGAGCCCACCGGCCAGCTCGTGGTCTTCGGCGCGGACCCGACCAACACGGTGCTCACGGACAAGTACGACGAGATCATCGCGGAGTACGTGGTCCCCGACCCGCAGAAAGTGCCCGAGACGGTCCTGGAGCGGAGCGTGGCGATCAAGCCGGAGACGCTGATCGACGCCGCCTTCTGGAAGCCGCTGGTGAACGCCCGCAACCGCGGCAGCAAGCGTGACCGAAGCTGGGAGTACCTGCGCACCAGCCTGAAGCAGCTCACGGACGTCGGTTGA
- a CDS encoding glycosyltransferase family A protein, translated as MPVKVSVVIPVYNPGNYIEDCIASLRRQSLPPDEFEAIFVDDGSTDDTPARLDALAAEVANMTVIHQEASGWSGKPRNVGMAASQGEFVMFVDNDDYLGDEALERMYDYAVANGADVVVGKMAGKGRGVPVELFRRNHPRATVDNAPLIDSLTPHKMFRRAFLDRIGLRFPEGRRRLEDHVFVTEAYLRADNVSVLSDYVCYYHLKRDDASNAGFQRFEPVGYFQNLREALDVVEKYTEPGPTRDRLFRRWLRNEMVERMRGKRLLAAPEDYRKELFTEIRGVVVERFGPGVAAGLQPTQQVVAALIADDRLDDLVAFAEWEAPVVSRAEPDGVAWEEGVLRVGLSAELASSGTPMTFPAEGGAAALTKPPASVEEAVDWVGAHAVAGFERATVDLLLRKRASSAQYFQPVEFTRETVPGEDGRVRLVLRGTAALDPATAADGGPLDAGLWDVFVRVKLGGWTKESRLGPVSLKGRTAADAGVAGGRVVLPYWTTKQGTLALDVDTAGVRLGLGRLTPGEVKVTGDRLEVPVPFHAPGDTPVLLELTRGSGAAPVRVPSTLRPQGSASVLEAVLPVGDLAGADWRAALSPAPEAEEPRLHPLPFALRVKGHRVEVVASRAPRPAAGQPLVRRARRLAGRLVGRLMARCG; from the coding sequence ATGCCGGTCAAGGTCAGCGTCGTCATCCCCGTCTACAACCCGGGGAACTACATCGAGGACTGCATTGCCTCGCTGCGCAGGCAGTCCCTGCCCCCGGACGAGTTCGAGGCGATCTTCGTCGACGACGGTTCGACCGACGACACGCCGGCCCGGCTCGACGCGCTGGCAGCCGAGGTCGCGAACATGACGGTCATCCACCAGGAGGCCTCAGGCTGGTCGGGCAAACCCCGCAACGTCGGGATGGCCGCCTCCCAGGGCGAGTTCGTCATGTTCGTCGACAACGACGACTACCTCGGCGACGAGGCCCTGGAGCGAATGTACGACTACGCGGTCGCCAACGGCGCCGACGTGGTCGTGGGCAAGATGGCCGGCAAGGGGCGGGGGGTGCCGGTGGAGCTGTTCCGCCGCAACCACCCCCGTGCCACCGTCGACAACGCCCCGCTGATCGACAGCCTGACACCGCACAAGATGTTCCGGCGGGCGTTCCTCGACCGGATCGGCCTGCGCTTCCCCGAGGGCAGGCGCCGACTGGAGGACCACGTCTTCGTCACGGAGGCGTATCTGCGCGCGGACAACGTCTCCGTGCTCAGCGACTATGTCTGCTACTACCACCTCAAGCGCGACGACGCCTCCAACGCGGGCTTCCAGCGCTTCGAGCCGGTGGGCTACTTCCAGAACCTGCGTGAGGCGCTCGACGTCGTCGAGAAGTACACCGAGCCGGGGCCGACCCGCGACCGGTTGTTCCGTCGCTGGCTGCGCAACGAGATGGTCGAGCGGATGCGCGGGAAACGGCTGCTCGCCGCGCCCGAGGACTACCGCAAGGAGCTCTTCACCGAGATCCGCGGGGTGGTCGTCGAGCGCTTCGGGCCCGGTGTCGCGGCCGGCCTTCAGCCCACCCAGCAGGTCGTCGCCGCGCTGATCGCCGACGACAGGCTGGACGACCTGGTCGCGTTCGCCGAGTGGGAGGCCCCCGTGGTCTCCAGGGCCGAGCCGGACGGCGTCGCGTGGGAGGAGGGTGTGTTGCGGGTCGGCCTGTCCGCCGAACTCGCGTCCAGCGGTACGCCGATGACGTTCCCCGCCGAGGGCGGCGCCGCCGCGCTCACCAAGCCGCCGGCCTCCGTGGAGGAAGCCGTGGACTGGGTCGGCGCTCACGCCGTGGCCGGCTTCGAGCGTGCCACGGTCGATCTGCTGCTGCGGAAACGCGCCAGTTCCGCCCAGTACTTCCAGCCAGTGGAGTTCACCCGGGAGACCGTCCCGGGTGAGGACGGCCGGGTGCGGCTGGTGCTGCGGGGCACGGCAGCCCTGGATCCGGCCACCGCGGCCGACGGCGGCCCGCTCGACGCCGGGCTGTGGGACGTGTTCGTCCGCGTCAAGCTCGGCGGCTGGACCAAGGAGTCCCGGCTGGGCCCGGTCTCCCTCAAGGGGCGTACGGCCGCGGACGCCGGTGTGGCGGGCGGCCGGGTCGTGCTGCCGTACTGGACCACGAAGCAGGGCACCCTGGCTCTGGACGTCGACACGGCGGGCGTGCGCCTGGGCCTCGGGCGGCTCACGCCCGGGGAGGTCAAGGTGACCGGCGACCGCCTCGAGGTGCCGGTGCCGTTCCACGCGCCCGGTGACACGCCGGTACTGCTCGAACTCACCCGCGGTTCCGGTGCCGCGCCCGTGAGGGTGCCCAGCACGCTGCGTCCCCAGGGCTCCGCGTCCGTCCTGGAGGCGGTGCTGCCGGTCGGCGACCTGGCCGGAGCGGACTGGCGGGCCGCGCTGAGCCCGGCCCCCGAGGCCGAGGAGCCGCGCTTGCATCCGCTGCCGTTCGCGCTGCGGGTGAAGGGGCACCGGGTCGAGGTCGTGGCCTCGCGCGCTCCCCGGCCCGCGGCCGGACAGCCGCTGGTCCGCAGGGCGCGGCGGCTGGCCGGGAGGCTGGTCGGCCGGCTCATGGCACGCTGCGGGTAG
- a CDS encoding SAM-dependent methyltransferase yields the protein MGRARTGREGGHPPVPRHRHRHPYRSGWGCCPSGRADPGARVGHVDNDPLVLVLAHARALSTPEGATDCLQADLRARCRHERDEPPRS from the coding sequence GTGGGCCGTGCGCGAACTGGCCGGGAAGGCGGGCATCCGCCGGTTCCTCGGCATCGGCACCGGCATCCCTACCGGAGCGGATGGGGGTGCTGCCCCTCTGGGAGGGCGGATCCGGGCGCCCGAGTCGGCCACGTCGACAACGACCCGCTCGTCCTCGTCCTCGCCCACGCCCGCGCACTGAGCACCCCCGAGGGCGCCACCGACTGTCTCCAGGCCGACCTGCGCGCGCGTTGCAGACACGAGCGGGATGAGCCACCGAGGAGTTGA
- a CDS encoding metallophosphoesterase family protein — translation MRLLLMSDTHLPKRAKQLPAPLLAELPHADVVFHAGDWVDTATLDLLENRSARLVGVHGNNDGPELRARLPEVAYAELGGLRFAVVHETGAAQGREARCAARYPDTDVLVFGHSHIPWDTTAPGGLRLLNPGSPTDRRRQPHCTYMTATVADGRLTDVTLHRLPPRIVSP, via the coding sequence GTGCGCCTGCTGCTGATGTCCGACACCCACCTGCCCAAGCGTGCCAAGCAGCTCCCGGCCCCGCTGCTCGCCGAGCTCCCGCACGCCGACGTCGTCTTCCACGCCGGCGACTGGGTGGACACCGCCACCCTCGACCTGCTGGAGAACCGCAGCGCACGACTCGTCGGGGTCCACGGCAACAACGACGGACCCGAACTGCGCGCACGGCTGCCCGAGGTGGCGTACGCCGAACTCGGCGGCCTGCGCTTCGCCGTCGTCCACGAGACCGGCGCCGCCCAGGGCCGCGAGGCCCGCTGCGCCGCCCGCTACCCCGACACCGACGTCCTGGTCTTCGGCCACAGTCACATCCCCTGGGACACCACCGCCCCCGGAGGACTGCGGCTGCTCAACCCCGGCTCGCCGACCGACCGCCGCCGCCAGCCCCACTGCACCTACATGACGGCGACCGTGGCCGACGGCCGCCTCACGGACGTGACCCTGCACCGCCTGCCGCCGCGGATCGTTTCGCCGTAG